One region of Malania oleifera isolate guangnan ecotype guangnan chromosome 6, ASM2987363v1, whole genome shotgun sequence genomic DNA includes:
- the LOC131157918 gene encoding DNA replication licensing factor MCM5, with product MSGWDEGAVYYSDQAQFPREGGGSGGDPDQASSRHAVLRKFKEFIRGFETDKNVFPYRESLVHNPRRLLVDMEDLNAFDADLPSKLRASPADYLPLFETAAAEVLVGLKSKVAGETGEMEDPETGDVQILLTSKEDPVSMRSLGAQYISKLVKIAGITIAASRTKAKATYVTLLCKNCKNVKTVPCRPGLGGAIVPRSCDHIPQTGEDPCPLDPWIVVPDKSKYVDQQTLKLQENPEDVPTGELPRNMLLSVDRHLVQTIVPGTRLTIMGIYSIYQAANSSTSHKGAVAVRQPYIRVVGIEEANESSSRGPAACTSEEIEEFKKFASDADAYKNICSKIAPSIFGHDDVKKAVACLLFGGSQKRLPDGVRLRGDINVLLLGDPSTAKSQFLKFVEKTAPIAVYTSGKGSSAAGLTASVIRDSGSREFYLEGGAMVLADGGVVCIDEFDKMRAEDRVAIHEAMEQQTISIAKAGITTVLNSRTSVLAAANPPSGRYDDLKTAQDNIDLQTTILSRFDLIFIVKDIRMYSQDKIIASHIIKVHASADAASGDAKASREENWLKRYIQYCRTECHPRLSESASIMLQNNYVKIRQDMRQQANESGEAAAIPITVRQLEAIVRLSEALAKMRLSHVATEENVLEAIRLFNVSTMDAARSGINQHMNLTAEMANEIKQAETQIKRRMGIGSHISERRLIDDLTRMGLNESIVRRALIIMHQRDEVEYKRERRVIVRKA from the exons ATGTCTGGGTGGGATGAAGGAGCCGTATATTACAGCGATCAAGCACAGTTCCCCCGCGAGGGCGGCGGCAGCGGCGGCGATCCAGACCAAGCCTCCAGCCGCCACGCCGTCCTCcgcaagttcaaagagttcattAGAGGCTTTGAGACGGACAAGAATGTCTTCCCCTACAGAGAAAGCCTCGTTCACAACCCCAGGCGTCTTCTTGTCGATATGGAGGACCTTAATGCCTTCGACGCCGATCTCCCCTCCAAACTCCGCGCTTCACCCGCCGATTACCTGCCTCTT TTTGAGACGGCGGCGGCGGAAGTTCTCGTGGGTTTAAAGTCGAAAGTTGCCGGAGAGACTGGTGAAATGGAGGATCCGGAGACTGGGGATGTGCAGATTTTGCTGACGTCAAAGGAGGACCCAGTGTCGATGCGATCACTCGGG GCTCAATACATTTCAAAACTTGTTAAGATAGCTGGGATCACCATCGCTGCTTCAAGGACCAAAGCCAAGGCGACTTATGTGACTCTATTGTGTAAGAACTGTAAAAATGTGAAGACAGTTCCATGTCGACCTGGCCTTGGTGGGGCAATTGTTCCCCGCTCTTGTGATCATATTCCTCAG ACTGGAGAAGATCCCTGCCCCCTTGATCCATGGATTGTTGTACCTGACAAAAGCAAGTATGTTGATCAACAGACCCTTAAATTGCAGGAGAATCCTGAG GATGTCCCTACTGGGGAGCTTCCTAGAAACATGCTTCTGTCTGTGGATCGACATCTTGTTCAAACGATTGTACCGGGCACCAGATTAACCATCATGGGAATTTACAGTATTTATCAAGCTGCAAATTCTTCCACCTC CCACAAAGGAGCAGTTGCAGTTAGACAACCTTATATCAGAGTTGTAGGAATAGAAGAAGCTAATGAGTCCAGTTCTAGAGGTCCTGCTGCCTGCACTTCAGAAGAA ATAGAAGAATTCAAAAAATTTGCCTCAGATGCTGatgcatataaaaatatatgttcaaAGATTGCTCCATCTATATTTGGTCATGATGATGTTAAGAAGGCCGTAGCTTGTCTGCTGTTTGGAGGATCGCAGAAG CGTTTGCCAGATGGTGTGAGGTTAAGAGGTGATATCAATGTGTTGCTTTTGGGTGACCCGTCTACTGCTAAATCACAG ttccttaagtTTGTTGAGAAAACAGCTCCAATAGCTGTGTATACTTCAGGGAAAGGATCATCTGCTGCTGGTCTTACAGCTTCTGTTATCCGAGACAGTGGCTCT CGTGAATTTTATCTGGAAGGAGGAGCCATGGTTTTGGCAGATGGCGGTGTTGTCTGTATTGATGAATTTGACAAAATGAGGGCAGAGGACAG AGTTGCTATTCATGAAGCCATGGAACAGCAAACAATATCCATTGCCAAAGCAGGAATAACAACCGTTCTCAACTCTAGAACCTCTGTTCTTGCAGCAGCTAACCCTCCATCAGGGCGTTATGATGATCTCAAG ACCGCTCAGGATAACATTGACTTGCAGACAACAATTCTCTCAAGATTTGACTTAATCTTCATTGTGAAAGATATCAGGATGTACAGTCAGGATAAG aTTATAGCTAGCCATATCATAAAAGTTCATGCATCTGCTGACGCTGCCTCCGGCGACGCCAAAGCCTCAAGAGAAGAGAACTGGCTGAAGAG GTATATACAATACTGTCGTACTGAGTGCCACCCTCGCCTATCAGAGTCTGCATCAATAATGTTGCAGAATAATTATGTTAAAATCAGACAG GATATGAGGCAGCAGGCAAATGAAAGTGGGGAGGCAGCTGCAATACCAATTACTGTGAGACAGCTAGAGGCTATTGTAAGGTTAAGCGAGGCACTTGCGAAGATGAGATT GTCGCATGTGGCAACTGAAGAGAATGTTTTAGAAGCAATCAGGCTTTTTAATGTTTCGACAATGGATGCAGCAAGATCTGGAATAAATCAACATATGAATCTTACTGCTGAGATGGCAAATGAGATAAAG CAAGCAGAGACCCAGATAAAGAGAAGAATGGGAATTGGAAGCCACATATCAGAGAGAAGGCTGATTGATGATCTTACAAGGATGGGGTTGAATGAATCTATT GTCCGAAGGGCTTTGATAATTATGCATCAGAGAGATGAAGTGGAGTACAAGCGAGAAAGACGTGTTATCGTTCGGAAagcttaa
- the LOC131157919 gene encoding rRNA 2'-O-methyltransferase fibrillarin 2-like gives MRTPVGRGRGGFRGRGDGGRGRGRGGGGGRGMSDSGRGGGMRGRGVGRGGRGGGRGRGGRGGGGMKGGSKVVVEPHRHDGVFIAKGKEDALATKNMAPGEAVYNEKRISVQNEDGTKIEYRVWNPFRSKLAAAILGGVDDIWIKPGARVLYLGAASGTTVSHVSDIVGPLGVVYAVEFSHRSGRDLVNMAKKRTNVIPIIEDARHPARYRMLVGMVDVIFSDVAQPDQARILALNASYFLKAGGHFVISIKANCIDSTVPAEAVFAQEVKKLQAEQFKPSEQVTLEPFERDHACVVGGYRVPKKQKTAA, from the exons ATGAGAACTCCAGTCGGAAGAG GTCGTGGGGGATTCAGGGGCCGTGGTGATGGAGGAAGAGGCAGAGGAAGAGGTGGTGGCGGGGGAAGAGGTATGAGTGACAGTGGCAGAGGTGGTGGCATGAGGGGCCGAGGTGTTGGAAGAGGTGGCCGTGGCGGAGGGAGAGGCCGTGGTGGTCGTGGTGGTGGTGGGATGAAAGGTGGGAGTAAGGTTGTGGTTGAGCCTCATAGGCACGATGGAGTGTTCATTGCCAAGGGAAAAGAAGATGCTCTTGCAACTAAGAATATGGCACCGGGTGAAGCAGTGTACAATGAGAAGAGAATCTCTGTCCAG AATGAAGATGGAACTAAGATTGAATATAGGGTATGGAACCCCTTCCGTTCAAAGCTGGCAGCTGCCATTCTAGGAGGTGTTGATGATATCTGGATT AAACCTGGTGCTCGAGTTCTGTACCTTGGTGCTGCTTCTGGTACCACCGTCTCTCATGTGTCTGATATTGTTGGTCCT TTGGGAGTGGTTTATGCTGTAGAATTTTCACATAGAAGTGGTCGAGACTTGGTTAACATGGCAAAGAAGCGAACAAATGTTATACCCATCATAGAAGATGCTAGGCATCCGGCCAGGTACCGAATGCTGGTTGGCATGGTGGATGTGATATTTTCTGATGTTGCTCAGCCTGATCAG GCAAGGATCTTAGCATTGAATGCATCATATTTTCTGAAAGCTGGAGGCCATTTTGTAATTTCTATCAAG gCAAATTGCATCGACTCCACTGTTCCTGCCGAGGCAGTGTTTGCACAGGAAGTGAAGAAGTTGCAGGCAGAGCAGTTCAAGCCTTCTGAACAGGTTACTTTAGAGCCTTTTGAGCGCGACCATGCTTGTGTGGTTGGTGGCTACCGAGTGCCAAAGAAACAAAAAACTGCTGCTTAG